From a single Verrucomicrobiota bacterium genomic region:
- the kaiC gene encoding circadian clock protein KaiC — MSPKQKPKATGKAIGKETGNVTSRPQLPKTPTGILGLDEITGGGLPKGRPILVCGAAGCGKTVMGMQFLVNGANLYNEPGVFMSFQESEQELISNVEAFGFDLKDLIRRKKLVIDSIAVERSEIEEAGKYDLEGLFIRLGHAIDSINAKRVVLDTIESLFSDLGNPPLLRAEISRLFRWLKKKGVTAIITGEPGVAMLTRQGLEEYISDCVIKLDNRITDQISERRLRVIKYRGSEHGTNEYPFLIDEGAITVLPITSATLKHLVSTHRVPTGVQRLDAMLGGKGFYQGSSVLVSGTAGTGKSSLAVHFVDAACRMGERAIYFTFEEGAEQIIRNMRSIGIDLEQWVRRGLLQFAAHRPTTYGLEKHLLMMQRSINDFDPAVVVVDPLNSFVVDGNQMDVKGMLMRLVNFMKTKGITSLFTNLTAGGGPIEQTDIRISSLIDTWILLRDIDYIGERNRTLCILKSRGMVHSNQVREFLLTEHGVQLRDVYLGPSGVLTGTARVNQEAAEKAAELIREQELKRGRELLAGKRSIVEAQIAAMRAEFKVQELASRKVTDVQEAIETLAAEQRKLMAYARGRDFSAQGSPNRLKKGKSK; from the coding sequence ATGAGCCCGAAACAGAAACCCAAAGCAACTGGCAAAGCAATTGGCAAAGAGACAGGCAACGTCACATCCAGACCGCAACTCCCCAAGACGCCCACCGGCATTCTCGGTTTGGATGAAATCACCGGCGGTGGATTGCCAAAAGGGCGGCCTATCCTTGTCTGCGGCGCCGCAGGCTGTGGCAAGACAGTGATGGGAATGCAGTTTCTGGTGAATGGCGCCAATCTGTACAATGAACCGGGCGTCTTTATGTCGTTCCAAGAGAGCGAGCAGGAGCTCATCAGCAACGTCGAGGCGTTCGGATTTGATCTGAAAGACCTCATCCGGCGCAAGAAGCTTGTGATTGATTCCATTGCCGTCGAGCGCAGCGAGATCGAAGAGGCAGGCAAATACGATCTGGAGGGTCTCTTCATCCGCCTGGGCCACGCGATCGACTCCATCAATGCCAAGCGCGTGGTGCTTGATACCATCGAATCGCTCTTTAGCGATCTGGGCAACCCCCCACTCCTGAGAGCCGAAATCAGTCGTCTCTTTCGTTGGCTCAAGAAGAAAGGTGTGACCGCCATCATCACCGGCGAACCCGGGGTCGCAATGCTGACGCGCCAGGGACTGGAAGAGTATATCAGCGACTGCGTCATCAAGCTCGATAACCGGATTACTGATCAGATCTCCGAACGCCGCCTGCGCGTGATCAAGTACCGCGGTTCGGAGCACGGCACCAACGAGTATCCATTTCTGATCGATGAGGGGGCAATCACCGTCCTGCCGATCACCTCGGCCACACTGAAACATCTTGTTTCAACCCACCGCGTCCCTACTGGCGTGCAGCGTCTGGATGCCATGCTCGGCGGCAAGGGGTTCTACCAGGGCAGTAGCGTGCTCGTCTCAGGCACAGCGGGCACCGGCAAGAGCAGTCTGGCAGTGCACTTTGTCGACGCCGCTTGCCGCATGGGGGAACGCGCCATCTATTTCACCTTCGAGGAGGGGGCTGAACAGATCATCCGCAATATGCGCTCGATCGGCATCGACTTGGAGCAATGGGTGCGGAGGGGCCTGCTACAGTTTGCGGCTCACCGCCCGACTACCTATGGCCTGGAAAAGCATCTACTCATGATGCAACGGTCTATCAACGACTTCGATCCGGCAGTGGTGGTGGTCGACCCCTTGAACAGTTTTGTCGTGGATGGCAATCAGATGGACGTGAAGGGCATGTTGATGCGCCTGGTGAATTTCATGAAGACGAAGGGCATCACCAGCCTGTTTACTAATCTGACGGCGGGAGGAGGCCCGATCGAGCAGACCGACATACGGATCTCGTCACTGATCGACACCTGGATACTGCTCCGTGACATTGATTATATCGGCGAGCGCAACCGTACTCTCTGCATCCTGAAGTCGCGCGGTATGGTGCATTCCAACCAGGTCCGCGAGTTCTTGTTGACCGAGCACGGAGTGCAGTTGAGAGATGTCTATCTCGGCCCGTCAGGCGTGCTGACCGGCACAGCCAGAGTGAATCAGGAGGCGGCCGAGAAAGCCGCGGAACTGATACGCGAGCAGGAATTGAAGCGCGGCCGCGAGCTACTGGCCGGCAAGCGTTCCATCGTGGAAGCCCAGATTGCCGCCATGCGTGCCGAGTTCAAAGTGCAGGAGCTGGCGAGCCGGAAAGTCACCGATGTACAAGAAGCCATTGAGACACTTGCGGCCGAGCAACGTAAGCTCATGGCGTATGCGCGCGGCAGGGATTTCAGCGCCCAGGGGTCACCAAACCGTCTCAAGAAAGGGAAATCGAAATAA
- a CDS encoding glycoside hydrolase family 16 protein, with amino-acid sequence MSLSSLMAGEYFEGFDNPGKPPERDGIHWGYTDELTPVAGWKSIIPGDGFAHLSVTSHSLAKKIKHLPDGSDFLPFQTLSLGPIGSNHRISIRAKNMAIPGVACVLFTYREKTKVDEIDIEVTPDDTQSAETGHMTGTNGGWTDVRLNTWANARESKNGDASLLPMRSIRAPIIDSNGEKVSHRDDKFHIYTIEWRIGSVLFFIDGVEQACIDDVVPDYPSTVIFGMRRMPWSGKADWSGEQTLLVDWIDIESLNKE; translated from the coding sequence ATGAGTTTATCTTCACTCATGGCGGGGGAATATTTCGAGGGGTTTGATAACCCCGGGAAGCCCCCTGAGCGTGATGGTATCCACTGGGGATACACTGACGAACTGACTCCCGTGGCCGGATGGAAATCCATTATTCCCGGTGACGGCTTCGCCCATCTTTCAGTCACGAGTCATTCGCTCGCGAAGAAAATCAAACACCTCCCTGACGGAAGTGACTTCCTCCCCTTCCAGACACTTTCCCTGGGGCCCATTGGAAGTAATCACCGGATCAGCATCCGGGCGAAGAACATGGCCATCCCCGGTGTCGCCTGCGTCCTCTTCACCTATCGTGAAAAAACCAAGGTGGATGAAATTGATATCGAGGTCACTCCGGACGACACCCAGTCAGCCGAGACAGGACACATGACCGGCACGAACGGCGGGTGGACCGATGTCCGGCTCAATACCTGGGCCAATGCCAGGGAGAGTAAGAATGGCGACGCCTCACTCCTGCCGATGCGGAGCATTCGTGCGCCGATCATCGACTCCAACGGGGAAAAGGTCTCCCACCGCGATGACAAGTTTCATATCTACACGATCGAGTGGCGCATCGGGAGTGTCCTGTTCTTCATCGACGGGGTTGAGCAGGCCTGTATCGATGACGTGGTTCCCGACTATCCCTCCACAGTCATCTTCGGGATGCGACGCATGCCGTGGTCAGGCAAAGCAGATTGGTCTGGTGAGCAAACCCTGCTAGTCGACTGGATCGACATCGAATCACTGAACAAGGAGTGA
- a CDS encoding HEAT repeat domain-containing protein, with translation MNLLTIVLITAAILTLLSLLLLVITIVLRIATDRRLRRDTEFRKKAKPILQSFLSGEASLEAAKAALAYEPHGAIQLLLEESDALGTEGRKKLLPLLALMPFEKKMMTHITSRRWEKRLRSAEYLGYLGDDSALPALMTALRDDVLAVRFAAANSLARLGCQDAVEPILKALDVPGEVSQRRVVEVLQILGPAASDQILTILNDSSGNQTSLAIAARIAGSLRIENSIKSLCGLLRHENANIRINVLRSLASINDHSVTDQIAALGEDPSWEVRSSVMLALGRLGATQQIPLLLQGLSDREWWVRFNAAEALYSLGDPGIAALKEAVDHHVDAYGRDMARQILQEHGIIQSNEETKEINS, from the coding sequence ATGAACCTCCTCACCATTGTTCTCATTACTGCGGCCATTCTGACACTCCTCAGTCTACTCCTGCTTGTTATTACCATCGTCCTGAGAATAGCGACGGACCGGAGATTGCGCCGTGATACCGAGTTCAGAAAGAAAGCGAAACCGATTCTTCAATCCTTTCTCTCCGGGGAGGCCTCACTCGAGGCTGCAAAAGCCGCTCTGGCGTATGAGCCGCACGGAGCCATCCAACTTCTTCTGGAAGAGTCTGATGCGCTCGGGACGGAGGGACGTAAAAAACTCCTTCCTCTGCTTGCCTTGATGCCCTTCGAGAAAAAAATGATGACTCACATCACCAGTAGGCGTTGGGAAAAGAGGCTCAGGTCTGCGGAATATCTCGGTTACCTGGGCGATGACTCCGCACTACCGGCGCTGATGACGGCACTCCGTGACGATGTACTTGCAGTTCGATTCGCAGCAGCAAACTCGCTTGCACGTCTTGGATGTCAGGATGCCGTCGAGCCGATTCTCAAGGCACTCGATGTTCCCGGAGAAGTCTCCCAGAGGAGGGTTGTCGAGGTTCTCCAGATCCTCGGGCCCGCCGCCAGCGATCAGATCCTTACCATCCTGAATGATTCCTCTGGGAACCAAACATCCCTGGCTATCGCGGCCCGCATAGCAGGATCACTCCGGATCGAGAATTCCATAAAATCCCTATGCGGACTGCTACGGCATGAAAATGCAAATATCCGCATCAATGTCCTCCGATCCCTCGCTTCCATCAATGATCACTCCGTGACCGACCAGATCGCCGCCCTGGGCGAGGATCCCTCCTGGGAAGTCCGCAGCAGCGTGATGCTGGCCCTGGGCAGACTTGGCGCCACTCAACAGATTCCCCTCCTTCTACAGGGCCTCTCTGATCGGGAATGGTGGGTCCGATTCAACGCCGCAGAAGCCCTCTATTCTCTCGGGGATCCTGGGATCGCAGCACTCAAAGAAGCCGTCGATCACCATGTCGATGCGTACGGACGCGACATGGCACGCCAGATTCTTCAGGAACACGGCATCATCCAATCAAACGAGGAAACCAAGGAGATAAATTCATGA
- a CDS encoding circadian clock KaiB family protein, with product MNRKPLQDQPQGLKQASNQASHAQNPRKSEHSETAKTAETAEPYILKLYIAGMTPLSLRSIENAKRICEEHLADRYQLEVIDIRQQPQLAKGAQITAAPTLIREMPLPLRRVVGDLSDTQHVLLGLDLKRRR from the coding sequence ATGAACAGGAAACCTCTCCAGGATCAACCACAAGGGCTTAAGCAAGCCTCTAACCAAGCCTCTCATGCTCAGAACCCAAGGAAGAGCGAGCACTCTGAGACTGCTAAGACTGCTGAAACTGCTGAGCCCTATATCCTCAAGCTCTACATCGCCGGCATGACGCCGCTCTCGCTGCGCTCCATCGAGAATGCGAAACGAATCTGCGAGGAACATCTGGCAGACCGCTACCAGTTGGAGGTGATCGACATCAGGCAGCAGCCGCAACTCGCGAAGGGGGCACAAATCACCGCGGCTCCAACGCTTATCAGAGAGATGCCTCTGCCTCTGCGTCGCGTGGTGGGCGACTTATCTGACACCCAGCATGTGCTCCTGGGGCTCGACCTGAAGAGGAGAAGATAA
- a CDS encoding nucleotide sugar dehydrogenase yields the protein MPKPADSLHEVAVVGLGYVGIPLAVGFAEAGCRTLGFDLDQERVRELQSGHSPLTTVPAERINAVTGKQLLTFTVNKEDLARSEAIIICVPTPLRTHLDPDITFILSAGEEIAPVLRKGMLVSLESSTYPGTTREDLRKGLEEKSGLKAGVDFALAFSPEREDPGNEKSVLKQMPKVVGGLTPACLERAVELYSHAVSNVVPVSNCDTAEAVKLTENIFRFINIALVNELKRIYTPMGIDIWEVIEAAKTKPFGFMPFYPGPGVGGHCIPLDPYYLTWKAREFNLDTRFIQLAGQINRGMPFYVVSHLVEGLNTLSLPIQGVRILILGLSYKPNIPDDRESPSYVIMNILKEKGAEVDFYDPFIPVIEKHAGPQWAGRHSIDWNPETLNSYTAAVVCTPHRGVDYSQLAEHIPLIVDACNIVPKNSKARVIPA from the coding sequence ATCCCTAAACCCGCAGATTCCCTACATGAAGTTGCCGTTGTCGGTCTCGGTTATGTCGGCATTCCACTTGCAGTTGGCTTTGCCGAGGCCGGATGCCGCACCTTGGGATTCGACCTTGATCAAGAGCGTGTGCGTGAACTTCAGTCCGGTCACTCCCCACTGACCACGGTCCCGGCCGAAAGGATCAATGCAGTTACCGGAAAACAGCTCCTCACCTTTACAGTGAACAAGGAGGACCTTGCCCGCAGTGAAGCAATCATCATCTGCGTTCCCACCCCCCTCCGCACGCACCTCGATCCTGACATCACATTCATCCTCTCGGCTGGTGAGGAGATCGCTCCAGTTCTCAGGAAAGGCATGCTGGTCTCCCTGGAATCCAGCACCTATCCCGGAACAACCCGTGAGGATCTTCGCAAGGGTCTGGAGGAGAAATCAGGGCTCAAGGCAGGTGTTGACTTCGCCCTTGCCTTCTCCCCCGAGCGTGAGGATCCGGGCAATGAGAAGAGTGTTCTCAAGCAGATGCCCAAGGTTGTCGGGGGACTCACTCCTGCATGCCTTGAGCGAGCCGTGGAACTCTACTCGCACGCCGTCAGCAATGTCGTCCCCGTCAGCAATTGCGACACCGCCGAGGCAGTCAAGCTCACGGAGAATATTTTCCGCTTTATCAATATCGCCCTCGTGAACGAGCTCAAGCGCATCTACACCCCCATGGGAATCGATATCTGGGAGGTCATCGAAGCAGCGAAGACCAAGCCATTCGGATTCATGCCTTTCTATCCCGGCCCCGGTGTTGGCGGGCACTGCATCCCGCTTGATCCCTACTACCTCACATGGAAGGCCCGTGAGTTCAATCTCGACACGCGCTTCATCCAGCTTGCGGGTCAGATCAACCGCGGAATGCCCTTCTATGTAGTCAGTCACCTGGTGGAGGGACTCAATACACTTTCCCTGCCGATTCAGGGCGTTCGGATCCTGATCCTTGGTCTATCCTACAAACCGAATATCCCAGATGACCGAGAGTCACCCTCTTACGTGATCATGAATATCCTCAAGGAGAAGGGGGCTGAAGTAGACTTCTATGATCCTTTCATCCCAGTCATCGAAAAGCATGCCGGTCCTCAATGGGCAGGACGTCACTCCATCGATTGGAATCCAGAAACACTAAATAGCTACACTGCTGCTGTCGTCTGCACTCCTCACAGAGGAGTCGATTATTCCCAACTCGCCGAGCATATCCCCCTCATCGTCGACGCATGCAATATCGTCCCCAAGAACAGCAAAGCCCGCGTCATCCCCGCCTAG
- a CDS encoding glycosyltransferase: MNTIRILLWIILGYYIALHAIYLLLLLLGSLQIRRYNRAITFAEFRRIGESRLTMPVSLIIPCYNEATIICSTILNVLRLIYPQFEVIVVSDGSKDNTMEILTEKFKLRRIERFGRRFISTKPILGVYESSEYPNLVVVEKNNGRRADAINAGVAMAHYPLLCVIDADCVLESDALLHMARPFLRDSRVGAVAGVVRPSNGLSVVEGEIVAKGFPKTFLGMNQEIEYARSFQWARIGLSRLRSMLCISGALILVKKTLFEKLGGPWPDAITDDIEFTMRLNRHVHDRRNKEDARMVFAPDAICYTEIPEKIGQYASQRNRWQRGTLQAIWRNRGMIFNPRYSATGLFGMPYFLLFEGLSGIVELSAWILMVVCLVLRIATGFEIVAMLFLAYIMGVFLSLSAVLLTEASRLRSARWREFWRLILAIFLDNLGPHQFHLLCRVIGTIQFLLGRHDLGRPMERNGA; this comes from the coding sequence ATGAACACCATACGCATCCTTCTCTGGATCATCCTCGGTTATTATATCGCCCTCCACGCGATCTACCTCCTGCTTCTGCTACTCGGATCGCTTCAGATCAGACGTTATAATAGGGCTATCACCTTCGCCGAGTTCCGTAGGATCGGCGAATCACGGCTTACCATGCCGGTGTCACTGATCATTCCATGTTATAACGAGGCCACGATCATCTGCTCCACCATCCTAAATGTCCTCAGGCTCATCTACCCTCAGTTCGAGGTTATTGTTGTCAGCGATGGTTCCAAGGATAACACGATGGAGATCCTTACCGAGAAATTTAAACTCCGCCGCATCGAGAGATTCGGACGCCGTTTTATCAGCACAAAGCCTATCCTCGGCGTCTATGAGTCCTCTGAGTATCCGAATCTTGTCGTGGTAGAGAAGAACAACGGGCGCCGGGCTGATGCCATCAATGCCGGCGTCGCCATGGCTCATTACCCTCTTCTTTGCGTCATCGATGCGGACTGCGTCCTCGAGAGCGATGCGCTTCTTCACATGGCGCGCCCCTTCCTTCGTGATTCGAGGGTGGGAGCCGTGGCGGGAGTCGTCAGGCCCTCGAATGGACTGAGCGTCGTGGAGGGCGAGATCGTCGCCAAGGGATTCCCCAAGACCTTTCTTGGAATGAATCAGGAGATCGAATATGCCCGCAGCTTCCAGTGGGCCAGAATCGGACTCTCACGACTGCGAAGCATGCTCTGCATCTCCGGTGCTCTGATCCTCGTCAAGAAGACCCTGTTCGAGAAACTCGGCGGCCCGTGGCCTGATGCCATCACCGATGACATCGAGTTCACGATGCGACTGAACAGGCACGTCCACGATCGCAGGAACAAGGAGGATGCCCGGATGGTCTTTGCCCCCGATGCAATCTGCTACACAGAGATCCCTGAGAAGATCGGACAGTATGCCTCCCAGCGGAACCGCTGGCAGCGGGGTACACTGCAGGCTATATGGCGCAATCGGGGAATGATCTTCAATCCCCGCTACAGTGCTACTGGGCTCTTCGGAATGCCCTACTTTCTGCTCTTCGAGGGACTTTCGGGCATCGTGGAGCTCTCTGCATGGATTCTGATGGTTGTTTGTCTGGTCCTGCGAATCGCCACCGGCTTCGAGATCGTCGCCATGCTCTTCCTGGCCTACATTATGGGGGTCTTCCTTTCGCTGTCAGCCGTGCTTCTCACCGAGGCTAGCCGCCTGCGCAGTGCAAGATGGCGTGAATTCTGGCGCCTGATCCTGGCGATCTTCCTCGACAACCTGGGGCCTCATCAATTTCACCTGCTCTGTCGCGTGATTGGAACAATCCAATTTCTCCTAGGAAGGCACGACCTCGGTAGGCCGATGGAACGCAATGGCGCCTAG
- a CDS encoding sensor domain-containing phosphodiesterase translates to MPHVSSHAPIHPHEEERMARLLGYDILDTENDVILDQLTAMAARITGSPIALISLIDRDRQWLKSHYGLDVEETTRDDAFCAHTIMEADKVMLITDARKDARFVFNPFVTGEPHIRFYAGVPLHNGDKLAIGSLCVIDRKAKELSEEQINSLKVIARIVMDYLDVYRSNRHLTHLLLKEKQIYNRLLSMSSEMTSLSISLDDALQNILNNLDSSLGWLSCRINNLTTHELPDIRMNPSLPEDPQIDSIWKKIDSQSPKVLREMQKTAFISSNVTGPEYAYLVVPVRNRGKLVARIEMIYPDHRKADARIKEVFDIMAVTLGIVAERELATMELKYRANHDALTGAINRTLFLEELQKGISEAKCSHPDAVLLFLDLDGFKEVNDNFGHQIGDRLLVEVTERLRSLSREKDILGRLSGDEFVLLVRHLDISEDLEPLLKRIQRHISQPFMLGDLEIRITSSIGAAILDRNDLTTPELLRRAEESMYLVKNGERKGYCIANEQIIKEFKDRLDLDHNIHQAVYEKRLLLQFQPIMDLRTGEISSAEALLRVLNKDGTIMNAYDFIPSLERSRLMTEVDDWVVAEAIRIVQQHLVKLPAIPGFRLSLNVSPAILMTHGYALFTLNRLKTANIPPGILRIEIIEDHLDTSNASLMENLNLLREAGVSIAIDDFGTGYSNLQHLTSIPFDTLKIDRAFLKGILPQNTKDKELLAAIVALGGTLGYSLVAEGIENQEQADYLVSIGCHHGQGYLYAKPMPIEGLIEFMVNHSPHVLALTIPDTPSPPLLRHPQLSNH, encoded by the coding sequence ATGCCACACGTGTCATCCCATGCACCGATTCATCCCCATGAGGAGGAACGCATGGCCCGGTTACTAGGCTACGACATCCTCGATACCGAGAACGATGTGATCCTGGACCAACTTACCGCGATGGCTGCCCGGATCACGGGATCCCCGATCGCTCTCATCTCACTGATTGACCGTGATCGACAGTGGCTGAAGTCCCACTACGGCCTCGACGTTGAGGAAACCACACGGGACGACGCCTTCTGCGCCCACACGATTATGGAAGCGGATAAGGTGATGCTCATCACGGATGCCCGGAAGGACGCGCGCTTTGTCTTCAATCCCTTTGTCACGGGTGAGCCACATATCCGCTTCTATGCGGGTGTTCCTCTTCATAATGGGGACAAGCTCGCGATCGGTAGCCTGTGTGTCATCGACCGGAAAGCGAAGGAACTCTCCGAGGAGCAGATCAATTCACTGAAGGTTATAGCCCGGATTGTCATGGATTACCTCGATGTCTATCGCTCCAACCGACATCTCACGCATCTTCTGCTGAAGGAAAAGCAAATCTATAACCGTCTTCTGAGCATGTCCTCAGAGATGACCTCACTATCGATTTCCCTGGACGATGCCCTCCAGAACATCCTGAACAATCTCGATTCCTCACTCGGTTGGCTCTCATGTCGGATCAATAACCTCACGACGCATGAACTACCCGATATCCGGATGAATCCCAGCCTTCCCGAAGACCCTCAGATTGACTCGATTTGGAAGAAGATTGATTCTCAGTCGCCGAAGGTCCTTCGTGAGATGCAGAAGACGGCATTCATCTCCAGCAATGTCACGGGTCCTGAGTATGCCTACCTGGTGGTTCCAGTCAGAAACCGTGGCAAGCTGGTGGCTAGGATTGAAATGATCTATCCGGATCACCGCAAAGCGGACGCGCGGATCAAGGAAGTCTTCGACATCATGGCGGTCACTCTAGGGATCGTCGCGGAGAGGGAGCTTGCCACCATGGAGCTCAAGTATCGGGCCAACCACGATGCCCTTACCGGGGCGATCAACAGGACCCTCTTCCTGGAAGAGCTTCAGAAAGGCATCTCGGAGGCCAAGTGCAGTCACCCCGACGCGGTTCTTCTCTTCCTCGATCTGGATGGATTCAAGGAGGTGAATGATAACTTCGGACACCAGATCGGAGACCGCCTTCTCGTCGAAGTCACGGAACGCCTTCGGAGCCTCAGTCGCGAAAAGGACATTCTCGGGCGCCTGAGTGGCGATGAATTTGTCCTCCTGGTACGCCATCTCGATATCAGCGAGGACCTGGAACCTCTTCTCAAACGGATTCAGAGGCATATCTCCCAGCCCTTCATGCTCGGAGATCTGGAAATCCGGATCACCAGCAGCATCGGGGCCGCGATCCTGGACCGTAACGACCTAACCACACCGGAACTCCTCCGCCGTGCCGAGGAGTCCATGTACCTCGTCAAGAATGGGGAACGCAAGGGCTACTGCATCGCCAACGAGCAGATCATCAAGGAGTTCAAGGATCGCCTCGATCTCGATCACAACATCCATCAAGCCGTCTATGAGAAACGGCTCCTTCTCCAGTTTCAGCCCATCATGGATCTCCGTACGGGAGAGATCTCCTCCGCGGAGGCCCTACTACGGGTATTGAACAAGGATGGCACCATCATGAATGCCTACGATTTCATCCCTTCGCTGGAGCGTAGTCGCCTCATGACTGAGGTCGATGACTGGGTAGTCGCCGAGGCCATCCGGATCGTGCAGCAACATCTGGTCAAGCTGCCGGCGATTCCCGGATTCCGCCTCTCGCTCAATGTGAGTCCAGCAATCCTCATGACTCACGGATATGCTCTCTTCACACTCAATCGCCTGAAGACAGCGAACATACCCCCGGGGATACTGCGCATCGAGATCATCGAGGATCACCTGGACACGAGTAATGCATCACTCATGGAAAACCTCAACCTGTTACGGGAAGCGGGCGTGAGTATTGCGATCGATGACTTCGGGACAGGCTACAGCAACCTTCAGCACCTGACCTCCATACCGTTCGACACGCTCAAGATCGACCGTGCTTTCCTGAAGGGAATCCTGCCGCAGAACACTAAGGATAAAGAGCTTCTGGCCGCCATCGTCGCTCTGGGGGGAACCCTCGGCTACTCGCTTGTCGCCGAGGGAATCGAGAATCAGGAACAGGCCGACTACCTTGTCTCCATCGGGTGCCATCACGGACAGGGATATCTCTATGCAAAACCGATGCCGATCGAAGGCCTTATCGAGTTCATGGTGAATCATTCCCCCCATGTCCTAGCCCTGACCATACCTGACACACCGTCACCTCCCCTTCTCCGGCACCCTCAATTATCCAATCACTGA
- a CDS encoding circadian clock KaiB family protein, producing MRAAGISAPRGHQTVSRKGNRNKESPDATATTVKATTVKAAHGNASPDLYVLRLYVAGQTPKSLAAITNLKRICDEHLAGRHQSEVIDLLQNPQLARKDQILAIPTLVRLQPLPVHKIIGDLSDTERALIALGLRERP from the coding sequence ATGCGCGCGGCAGGGATTTCAGCGCCCAGGGGTCACCAAACCGTCTCAAGAAAGGGAAATCGAAATAAAGAATCTCCGGACGCCACAGCAACAACCGTGAAAGCAACAACCGTGAAAGCGGCTCACGGAAATGCAAGCCCGGATCTGTACGTTCTGCGCCTCTATGTGGCAGGCCAAACGCCGAAGTCGCTCGCGGCCATTACCAATCTGAAGAGGATCTGTGACGAACATCTGGCAGGGCGCCATCAGAGCGAAGTCATTGATCTCCTGCAAAATCCGCAACTCGCGCGCAAGGATCAGATCCTGGCGATCCCGACCCTGGTACGCCTTCAGCCGCTACCGGTGCACAAGATTATCGGCGATCTCTCCGACACAGAGCGTGCGCTCATCGCGCTGGGCCTCCGGGAAAGACCATAG
- a CDS encoding GxxExxY protein — protein sequence MNKNEIGTRVIEAAISVHRELGPGLLESVYEVVLSRELANHGLKSERQIPGTLERG from the coding sequence ATGAATAAAAACGAGATTGGCACACGGGTTATTGAAGCTGCGATCAGTGTCCATCGGGAACTTGGCCCAGGCCTCTTGGAGAGCGTTTACGAAGTCGTCCTGTCTCGAGAGTTAGCTAATCATGGATTGAAATCCGAGAGGCAAATCCCCGGCACCTTAGAACGAGGATGA